The genome window ACAAGAAGCACGATTATGTGTCTATTTCACTTTTTTAGGTAGCATTATGCACCTGAAGTGACTTGCATACAATCGTGCTTCTTTTTGCTATGCAAAATTTTTTACTCAAAGCTTTCAAATTTGTTTTTTCCTACCCTCTGCACAGGGATAAATCAATTTACCCCTCGTGCAGTGAGAGGGTACAATTCTGGAGGCATATTTTGAATAATAAAGATAATATGTATAGAGTCGAGCGTTTTTCACAAGATCAAATTCTTCAATTAAATCAAAGTCTTGCTAACTACGCTTTGGGCTTCAAAGGTCTTCCTCAGCATCATAAAGAGGTTTTTGAGAAAAAGGGCTGGTTATTGCCATTTCTCCTCGCATATGACGATTTGTTGTGGGGGAGATGGGATTACTGGCTAAACATTCAGATGAAGGGAACAATTTCAGGGAGCGGGCCTATACCTCAGATTGATTGGGCTGACAATGGAACATTTAGAGTAGAGCAAACTAAAAAAATGCTTCTTCAATGCCTAAGTCACCCTGAAGCCACCATAGATAATTTTGCTGAATGGTTATTGTGGGGGTTAGGTAAAACAGACCAAAGATTGAGTATCTCTGAAAAGTTAAATGAGCACTATTATAAGATATTCGATTTATTTCTTATTCTCGATAATCCCTTTGATTATTTATCGTATCTTTTGAGTGAACATTCCGGACATGGCTATAAAAAAGGAATTGGTTATTTTCCAACACCAATGGGGATCACAAGGATGATGGTTGAGATGAATCGTGGCAATGAGGACCTAGAAGTTATGAAGAGACAAACAGTTTCTGATCCTTGTGTAGGTTGCGGTGCTATGTTACTTCCAGCTTCTAACTATTATCTAAGAGCTTACGCACAGGATATTTCCGGAATTGCAGTGAAGCTCTGTATCATTCAAATGTTTTTCTATGCACCGTGGTATGCAAAACCAGGAAAAGATATAGCAGGATTCGACGATGTAGAACCCATTAAGATTACTATCGAAGGTTCTCCTAGGAATAGCGATGGTGGTCAGTATTCTTTCGCATTTTAAGTGCAATTATCATAGGTTACCTAAGGAGGAAATATATTGCGTTTTGAACTAAATCATAACCAAGGTATTGATAGTGATTCTAAAAGGAAAGAAAAACTTGTACTACGAAAAAATAGAATCATTTTTTTTAGCGGGGGAAGGGCCAGTTTTGTTGTAGCCGACTTTGTGAAGAAAAGCTATCCTGATGACAATATTTTACTATATTTTACGGACACATTATGGGAAAGCCCTGATACGTACCGTTTCATCAAAGAATGCTCCGATAAATTAAAACTTCCCTTGTTAATTCATAGCGCAGGTATAACGCCGATGCAACTCATGTTTGAAAAAAAGTTGGTTTTTAACAATATGATCGGCGATTGCTCTAAACTTCTCAAGATGCGCGTTGCTTCTGACTACTTGAAAAAGCAGATTAAACCGAAGGTTGAAAGATGGCTAAATCATCAATTTTTGAAACAAGCAGATTTCATTAAAGACGCAACACTCTATTTTGGAATAGGCATTGAAGAGCTGCATCGAGAAGAAGCAATTGCTAGAAACTGGAGACCATTTCGTGTTGAAATGCCACTCATTGATAACATGATACGCATAGACAATGTGCTTAAAGAATACAACATTATGGAACCTGAGTTATATAAGCTAGGCTTTGCTCACAATAATTGTAACGGGCGATGCGTAAAAGCTGGACAGGGACACTATCGAAACCTAAAAAAAACTATGCCCGAGATATTTCAGAAGCATATGGAAGAGGAATATCACCTCTATATGTGTGTGTCAGCATACAGATATATTCTAGACAAGAGCGTACCTGACGAAAATCAGATTCCATCACATCTCCAAGAAGAAATGCTGCAAGAATTAGATGATGCCTATCGGGGATACTTTTACGGCAAGTGTACAAAACCAAAACTCTATATACATCCGGCAGCAAGCGCATCAACAAGATACATGAAAATAAAAAAGTATAGCTTTATGAAGCGTAAAGGGAAAAATCCAGAAGTAAGTCAATTAGAAGATAACGAACATTTGTATACAAATGTTCGTAATCCAAGTGAGCCCTTCACGCTTCGCGAGTTTGCTTTACTCGAGAATTCAAAACCTGAACAGATCGATCTATTCGATATCGGTGGATGCGGTTGTTTTGTTCAATTTTGATTAGAACAATAAATATCAAACCATTAAATGGAGGTCTTAAACTTGTTTACACGAATAACTTTTGACAATTTTGGTACCATTGAGCATATGTTTATTAAAGAAAGTAAAATGGATGCTATCCAAACCTGGGAAAATATTTGGGGTAAGGGGATTGTAAGCATTATTAATATTGGTCAAGCAATGGATGCTCGTGATTTTGGTGGATTGGTTCACTAGAGCCATGATAATTATGGAGTAATCTTTTTAAAGCCTCGGGCATTTGTCGAGGCTTTTTTGTGTATATGCCAACACAATCATTGTGAGTTTGGCTAATCCTCTTCAGAAATGAAATATTCAATTGGTGGTTAATCACACGTGTATTTAGTTAAATTTTGATGGTTGTGTAACAACAGTGAGCGTCCATATTTGTATTGTAAACAAAGTTGAATTGTGATAGCATTTAATATAAGGAAATATATTCTATTTATTAGTACTGAATTCCTTTGAAGAAGATTCTATAAACAGAAAATAATGAGAGCTGGCTAGCAATCATATCAATAAATTACTTATGAAAGGAAGGTATCGATTATGGGTATGAAAAAACGTTCGTTGATGGGAATTATACTATCACTCAGTTTATTTGCAATCATAATACTGACTGTAAAATCTTCGATTCTCAATGCTGATGCAAACATTTCAGCTAAGAATAGATCTAATGTTGATGAAAACCTCCCTAATTATTCCATTAATAAAGAAGGGCAAACTTATGGCCATGGCCCTTACCCTTCAGGATCAAAACATGGACCAGATTTGATAAAGGCAGAAGGGGAAAATGGGGTTATCGGATATGTAAAGTCCTCTGATATGGAAACTTCCGTATCTTCACCAGAAGAAGCTTTAACAGATCAAAAGTCTATAAAGAACGCCGGTTATAAATCGATTCCTTTGTATGATTCCGATGGAACAACCGTCATTGGCGAATTTAAAATGTATTCTTCAAAAGGGGATTAATGAAATTTAAACATAATCCAAAATTTCTTACAGTCGGGGAGGAAAAGTATCTTGGTTAACGTGATTGCAAAAAATGTAAAAGTTTTACTAGTATGTTTTTTTTCAATTATTTTTATGTCGACAACAGCCTCAGCCAACACCAGCTCTGGCTACTACGACACTCCAACAATTAATGGCTATAATTATTCATTTACGTCTGAAGTGTGGTTAAGATATCCTACAACTGGCCAAACAATCGAAGCTGTTGGTTTTGTTAAGGCCAATACCGGTGTTCCCGCAGGGTATATGGGTGTTCAAGCACGTTTGTTCGATCAATCGGGTACTATGAAAACTTCAAGCTCTATGGCGTATAACGAAAACGATGGAAACATAAATAATTATGCATATTCGCCCAGACTAACTTCTAAAGGGGTATATTATTCTCAAACCAAAGCTGCTTTTTACTATGGCAGTGGATATACAAGTTATGTTGGTTATAGATCTCCAAATCAAACTTTTTCAAATACTGAGTCCGGAATCTCAGTCAAAAACTCGAAGGATATAGAGGAGTTACTGTCTAAAACCCAATACTCATTAAACAGTAACGGAGAAACTTTCGGTTCCGCGTTATCCGCTAATACGATTGGAGTCGAACCCGAGTTAATTTCTGCCGAAGGTACAAATGGTGTTAAAGGTTATATTAGATCGGAAGATCTAGCACCTAAAGTTTCCTCTATTGACGAAGCAATTAAACAAACAGGCAAAAATGGTGACATTCGAAAAATCCCCCTTTATGATGTAGAAGGGAAAAAAAACATTGGGGAATTT of Paenibacillus polymyxa M1 contains these proteins:
- a CDS encoding N-6 DNA methylase, which encodes MNNKDNMYRVERFSQDQILQLNQSLANYALGFKGLPQHHKEVFEKKGWLLPFLLAYDDLLWGRWDYWLNIQMKGTISGSGPIPQIDWADNGTFRVEQTKKMLLQCLSHPEATIDNFAEWLLWGLGKTDQRLSISEKLNEHYYKIFDLFLILDNPFDYLSYLLSEHSGHGYKKGIGYFPTPMGITRMMVEMNRGNEDLEVMKRQTVSDPCVGCGAMLLPASNYYLRAYAQDISGIAVKLCIIQMFFYAPWYAKPGKDIAGFDDVEPIKITIEGSPRNSDGGQYSFAF
- a CDS encoding phosphoadenosine phosphosulfate reductase family protein gives rise to the protein MRFELNHNQGIDSDSKRKEKLVLRKNRIIFFSGGRASFVVADFVKKSYPDDNILLYFTDTLWESPDTYRFIKECSDKLKLPLLIHSAGITPMQLMFEKKLVFNNMIGDCSKLLKMRVASDYLKKQIKPKVERWLNHQFLKQADFIKDATLYFGIGIEELHREEAIARNWRPFRVEMPLIDNMIRIDNVLKEYNIMEPELYKLGFAHNNCNGRCVKAGQGHYRNLKKTMPEIFQKHMEEEYHLYMCVSAYRYILDKSVPDENQIPSHLQEEMLQELDDAYRGYFYGKCTKPKLYIHPAASASTRYMKIKKYSFMKRKGKNPEVSQLEDNEHLYTNVRNPSEPFTLREFALLENSKPEQIDLFDIGGCGCFVQF
- a CDS encoding peptidase; translated protein: MIAKNVKVLLVCFFSIIFMSTTASANTSSGYYDTPTINGYNYSFTSEVWLRYPTTGQTIEAVGFVKANTGVPAGYMGVQARLFDQSGTMKTSSSMAYNENDGNINNYAYSPRLTSKGVYYSQTKAAFYYGSGYTSYVGYRSPNQTFSNTESGISVKNSKDIEELLSKTQYSLNSNGETFGSALSANTIGVEPELISAEGTNGVKGYIRSEDLAPKVSSIDEAIKQTGKNGDIRKIPLYDVEGKKNIGEFEVVTNYEVKDEAK